In Anopheles cruzii chromosome X, idAnoCruzAS_RS32_06, whole genome shotgun sequence, one genomic interval encodes:
- the LOC128269154 gene encoding basic salivary proline-rich protein 2, which translates to MSLSYSQQHGGNRGQPLLPGPGGLLRAQQSAAPSTMHIQKILDENAGLIQTIQEFQQVGRSAESMSYQVALHRNLVYLANLADPTHNIQSLLPPPHILQSMGSVPPNAGVAGPPTHDGSMIGPGPGQTGMAGYPQPGGMSVQPQQPAVGQSHGSNGTGPGIPVQHASLGPPQQSTQAGMQPQGQQHNQLQQQQQSNIQAAQNAAAQHNQSQASLLSQSGPHAGPGAGQTNSYRNAVPMSPAAAGGNVGGQHQAQQPNSNQQPGGGVRGAPPGSQQQQQQQQQQQQPTSQPLPPQTSGYTQRSQHSSYNVQHSHYPGYPPPNQPYQTQSGYTPYGPPNQLQNYGPPNTNSPQGYHHAGVLPASSNAQGPSQGSPYPASGQHPGQVPTGGPQQGGYHQVPQGGPNVGYGPPSQPPVQYPPQGGPGAPPPPHGYPGYPNPGPNAYGQPPTQGPLPPQGQSGSYPTVSQSTGYPLPQSQYSSGYPTTQAPHGGPQNAASISTNASVTLNQPSAASAGSVAQGPGSYNAQQQQQQGNSQVQTSVAGGTPSPVTMPSTTSSGYLPPPPSHQAGGAGASAGPPQSYNAQPGSQQHGQPGGGYQQQQTGGTQGGGPQQPPPGPPGPGVYPQHSPYHQQSGYSPLPPQGQYPPPQAAPQGYSQYSQRPPSSQMPPPGPQVPPPQSSYGYVYGQPPQ; encoded by the exons ATGTCGCTCTCTTACTCGCAGCAG CACGGGGGCAACCGTGGACAACCACTTctaccgggaccgggaggaTTACTGAGGGCGCAGCAGAGTGCGGCACCGAGTACGATGCATATACAGAAAATTTTAGACGAAAACGCAGGGCTGATTCAGACGATTCAGGAGTTCCAACAAGTGGGCAGATCCGCTGAAAGCATGTCGTACCAGGTGGCACTGCACCGAAATCTCGTCTATTTGGCCAACTTGGCCGATCCAACGCATAATATTCAATCTTTGCTACCG CCTCCACATATTCTTCAGTCGATGGGTAGCGTTCCACCGAACGCTGGGGTCGCCGGTCCGCCAACGCACGACGGTTCGATGAttggcccgggaccgggtcaGACGGGCATGGCCGGATATCCGCAACCCGGTGGAATGTCCGTCCAACCGCAACAACCTGCGGTTGGCCAGTCGCACGGCAGTAACGGAACGGGACCGGGAATTCCCGTACAGCATGCATCGCTCGGACCGCCGCAACAGTCAACTCAGGCCGGAATGCAGCCTCAGGGTCAGCAGCACAATCAgcttcaacagcagcagcagtccaacATTCAGGCGGCCCAGAATGCGGCCGCGCAGCACAATCAATCGCAGGCTTCACTGTTATCCCAATCAGGGCCACATGCCGGTCCAGGAGCCGGACAAACGAATAGCTACCGCAACGCAGTCCCAATGtccccggccgccgccggcgggaaCGTCGGTGGGCAACACCAAGCACAGCAACCAAACTCGAACCAGCAACCGGGTGGTGGCGTACGTGGCGCTCCTCCTGGCtctcagcaacagcagcagcagcagcaacagcagcaacaacccaCTAGCCAGCCGCTTCCCCCTCAAACCAGTGGCTATACTCAACGCTCTCAGCACAGCTCGTATAATGTGCAGCATTCGCACTATCCCGGTTATCCTCCGCCGAACCAACCATATCAAACGCAGAGCGGATATACACCGTACGGGCCGCCGAATCAACTGCAAAACTATGGTCCACCGAACACCAACTCTCCGCAGGGCTATCACCACGCAGGAGTGCTGCCCGCTTCGTCGAACGCGCAGGGTCCGTCGCAGGGATCGCCGTATCCGGCGTCTGGGCAACACCCGGGACAGGTTCCGACGGGCGGACCGCAGCAAGGTGGCTACCACCAGGTACCGCAGGGTGGGCCGAATGTTGGCTACGGACCTCCCAGTCAACCGCCAGTTCAGTATCCTCCGCAAGGTGGCCCAGGAGCGCCTCCGCCTCCGCACGGTTACCCGGGCTATCCGAACCCTGGTCCGAACGCGTACGGTCAGCCCCCAACCCAGGGCCCCTTGCCGCCGCAAGGCCAATCCGGCAGCTATCCCACCGTTAGCCAATCGACAGGCTATCCTTTGCCACAGTCACAGTACTCTTCCGGTTACCCGACGACACAGGCACCGCACGGGGGGCCGCAAAATGCTGCCAGCATCTCCACCAACGCTTCCGTCACCCTGAATCAACCGTCAGCAGCGAGCGCCGGCTCCGTGGCACAAGGACCGGGCAGTTACaacgcccagcagcagcagcagcagggaaaTTCTCAAGTACAAACCTCTGTGGCCGGAGGAACTCCGTCACCCGTCACGATGCCATCCACGACATCGTCGGGCTatctaccgccaccgccctcTCACCAAGCCGGAGGCGCTGGGGCATCCGCTGGCCCGCCCCAGTCCTATAACGCGCAACCGGGATCCCAGCAGCACGGACAGCCCGGTGGCGGgtatcaacagcagcaaacagGCGGCACACAGGGCGGCGGTCCTCAGCAGCCTCCGCCGGGGCCTCCGGGGCCCGGTGTTTACCCGCAGCATTCGCCCTACCATCAGCAATCGGGCTACTCACCGTTGCCCCCGCAGGGCCAGTACCCACCGCCGCAGGCGGCACCACAAGGTTACTCGCAGTATTCCCAGCGCCCACCCAGTTCCCAgatgccaccgccgggccCGCAAGTACCGCCCCCGCAGAGCTCCTACGGTTACGTTTACGGGCAACCGCCGCAGTAA
- the LOC128269163 gene encoding NECAP-like protein CG9132: MTETEYESVVLVKQEVFVYKIPPRQSNRSYRAADWNLAEPIWTGRLRMVSKGRALCVKLEDKNSGTLFANCPIESYPGVAIEAVSDSSRYFVLRIQDDNGRTAFIGLGFGDRSDSFDLNVALQDHFKWVKNEEKIEKEKVEPKQQLDLGFKEGETIKINMKITKKDGSEASSRLNNKKTGSGGLLPPPPGGNKVSSPSHQPTTSVTGTGQTEWGEFTSAGVPGATAEPSTTATTPSKANSNWVQF; encoded by the exons ATGACCGAAACCGAGTACGAGAGCGTCGTGCTGGTGAAACAGGAGGTGTTTGTATACAAAATACCGCCACGGCAAAGCAATCGAAGCTACCGGGCTGCCGATTGGAACCTTGCCGAACCGATCTGGACCGGACGCCTGCGGATGGTGTCCAAAGGACGTGCACTGTGCGTTAAACTCGAGGACAAAAACAGCGGAACGTTATTCGCCAACTGCCCGATAGAGAGCTACCCGGGCGTTGCCATAGAGGCAGTGTCGGATAGCTCACGCTATTTCGTGCTGCGAATACAGGACGACAACGGACGAACCGCGTTTATTGGCCTTGGATTCGGCGATCGCTCTGATTCCTTCGATTTGAACGTAGCTTTGCAGGATCACTTCAAGTGGGTgaaaaatgaggaaaaaattgaaaaggaaaaggtCGAACCAAAGCAACAGCTGGATCTCGGTTTCAAAGAAGGTGAAACAATCAAgataaatatgaaaataacG AAAAAGGACGGTTCCGAAGCATCGTCACGacttaacaataaaaaaacggggTCCGGCGGattgctgccaccaccacctggggGAAATAAGGTCAGCTCACCTTCGCATCAGCCAACGACCTCAGTAACTGGCACTGGCCAGACGGAATGGGGCGAGTTTACTTCGGCAGG TGTACCAGGCGCGACTGCTGAGCCTTCGACCACGGCAACCACACCTAGTAAAGCGAATTCAAACTGGGTACAATTTTAA